Within the Salinirubrum litoreum genome, the region TCTGGGTGATGGAACAGCAACCCGGCGACGTGAACTGGCCACCGTACTCCCCGCAACCGGGTGAGGGCGCGATGCGCCTGTGGGCACACCACGCCGTGGCTCACGGTGCCGAGGCGGTCTGTTACTTCCGGTGGCGGCGCTGTCGAGAGGGGCAGGAACAGTACCACGCCGGCCTCCTGCGCCACGACGGCACCCCGGACCGCGGCTACCACGACGCGAGTCAGTCGGCCCGGGAACTGGGCGCGGTGGCCGAGTTCACCGACTCCAGCGCCAGCGACGTCGCCGATACTGGGAGTCTCGCGGGCGTCGACGCACCGGTCGCGGTGTTGTTCGACTACGAGGACCTCTGGGCGCTCGACACACAGCCACACTCGCCGGAGTTCGACTACTGGACACTCGTCGGGCAGTTCTACGGTGCGCTCCGGGCGCGGGGTGTGCAGGCCGACGTCGTGTCGCCGGAGTCGGACCTCACCGACTACGCGGCGGTCGTCGCGCCGACGCTCCACCTCGCGGACGAGACGCTCGCCGACCACCTCGCCGAGTTCGTCGACTCCGGCGGGCACCTCCTGCTGGGCCCGCGTTCGGGCGTCAAGACACCGGGGAACCAGTTGCACGAGAATCTCGCACCCGGTCCGCTCGCGCCGTTGGTCGGCGGCCACGTCGATCAGCACGAGACACCGCCAGAGTCCTTGCCCACGACCGTCTCCTACCGGGGAGAGAGCTACGACTACGACACGTGGGCCGAGTGGCTGGTCGCCGAGGACGCGGACGCGACCGGCACTCACGAGTCGGGCGTCGGCGACGGGAATCCGGCACTCCTCGATCACGCGGTCGGCGACGGTTCGGTCGCCTACTGTGGCGTCCAGCCCGGTGAGGACCTCGCGGACGCACTCGTCACCGACCTGCTGGACCGGGCCGACGTGGCCCACACCGACCGGTTCCCCGAGACGGTCCGGGTCGCCGAACGCGACGGCCTGACGTGGGTGCTGAACTTCGGCGCGGAGTCGGTGACGGTCGAGGCTGCGGACGACGCCGAGTGGGTCGTCGGGAGCGAGACGGTGCCGGCCTACGGCGCGAGCGTGGTGTCGGCACCAGTCGCGTCGGTGTCGCTCGCGGATCGGTGAATCGGTGAGTCGGCGGGTCGACCACCCAGCGACTCGCCGGCAAACACCCACGCGGTCACAAGGCCGATACGACGCCGGTCCCAACTCGGGTGCATGGTAGACGAGACGCTGACTGTCGGTGACTTCTCGGTGCCGACGATGGGACTGGGCACGTGGGAACTCGAAGGCAAGCAGTGTTACGACGCGGTGAAGACCGCCCTCGAGTTGGGCTACCGGCACATCGACACCGCGCAATTGTACGAGAACGAGTGGGCGGTCGGCCGGGCTATCGCCGACGCCGACGTGGATCGGGAGGACGTGTTTGTCACGACGAAGATCAACCCGATGCACCGCTCGGCCGAGGCCATGCGGGAGTCGGTCGATGCGAGTCTGGAGCAGTTGGGCGTCGACGCGGTCGATCTGCTCCTCATCCACTGGCCGAACCCGCTCGCCGATCTGGAGACGACGATGACGACGATGTCCGACCTCCAGGTCGAGGGCAAGACCCGACACATCGGCGTCAGCAACTTCGGTGCCGACCGCCTCGAGCAGGCACAGGAGTACGCCCACGTCCCCATCGCCACGGACCAGGTGCAGTTCCACCCCTTCTACCCCCAGCGCGAACTGCTCCAGTACTGCCAGCAGGAGGACGTGGCGCTGACGGCCTACAGCCCCCTCGCGCAGGGTGGCGTCCTCCGGGACGACCTGCTCGCGGAGATCGGTCGCCGGTACGACAAGAGTCCCGCGCAGGTCGCCATCCGGTGGGCGATCCAGCACCGGAACGTCCACGCCATCCCGAAGTCCACGAGTCGAGACCACCTCGCGGACAACCTCGACGTGTTCGACTTCTCGCTGTCCCGCGAGGAACACGACCGGATCACCCGGCCGTCGATGCTGAAGACCGGACTGGCGACGGTTCGTGGGCGATTCGGGTGAGGCGACAGTCGGGCGTTTGTACGCCGATGCTCGTTCACCCCGCGCCGAGTGGCGGTGCCCCCGTCGGCTGTGGAACACACCTATATCGACAGCGGACGACACCCGGGCATGACGACCGACTCGAACGGAACCATTGCACTGTGGTTAGGGCTCGGAAACGCACTCGGTGCCGGGACCGGGACGGCTATCGGCGCTGTCACCGGCGACCTCCCCTTCTGGTTGGGGGTCGGCATCGGACTCGGTGCTGGACTCGGGACGGCGATGGGTGTCGTGTTCTCCCGTGACGGGGACGCCAGTCCCGCCGACACCTCGGAACCCGACTCGGTCTGACCGGCCCGCCCGGTCTCCGTCTCGGTCCG harbors:
- a CDS encoding beta-galactosidase, producing MTDDTMQDDDSTAPASGVRGGQTGDAGPQIGVCYFPEHWPDDRLEPDVEMMVDAGIEVVRMAEFSWGRLEPERGEFDFEWLDRAVGTLGEAGIDVVLCTPTATPPKWLVDDHPGILQAEADGTVREFGSRRHYCFNSAVYREETERIVSRMAERYADSPHVVGWQTDNEYGCHETVQCYCDDCAAAFREWCSEQYEDIADLNETWGTTFWSQQYGSFEAIDPPRHSAAEHHPSRLLDYARFASDSVVDYNRLQTDLLREANDDWFVTHNFMGNFPTPDAFAVGEDLDFASWDSYPTGFAQDRALGEVTADRLRAGDPDQVGLNHDIYRGPAGFWVMEQQPGDVNWPPYSPQPGEGAMRLWAHHAVAHGAEAVCYFRWRRCREGQEQYHAGLLRHDGTPDRGYHDASQSARELGAVAEFTDSSASDVADTGSLAGVDAPVAVLFDYEDLWALDTQPHSPEFDYWTLVGQFYGALRARGVQADVVSPESDLTDYAAVVAPTLHLADETLADHLAEFVDSGGHLLLGPRSGVKTPGNQLHENLAPGPLAPLVGGHVDQHETPPESLPTTVSYRGESYDYDTWAEWLVAEDADATGTHESGVGDGNPALLDHAVGDGSVAYCGVQPGEDLADALVTDLLDRADVAHTDRFPETVRVAERDGLTWVLNFGAESVTVEAADDAEWVVGSETVPAYGASVVSAPVASVSLADR
- a CDS encoding aldo/keto reductase; amino-acid sequence: MVDETLTVGDFSVPTMGLGTWELEGKQCYDAVKTALELGYRHIDTAQLYENEWAVGRAIADADVDREDVFVTTKINPMHRSAEAMRESVDASLEQLGVDAVDLLLIHWPNPLADLETTMTTMSDLQVEGKTRHIGVSNFGADRLEQAQEYAHVPIATDQVQFHPFYPQRELLQYCQQEDVALTAYSPLAQGGVLRDDLLAEIGRRYDKSPAQVAIRWAIQHRNVHAIPKSTSRDHLADNLDVFDFSLSREEHDRITRPSMLKTGLATVRGRFG